TTAAAGGTAAGCCGGATGGCAATTTCGGAGTCAGCGATGAACTGACGCGTGAGCAAATGGCGAGCGTGCTGGTGAATGCATTTAAACTGAAGGATACAGGTGAAGAAGTTCGCTTCACAGATGAACATAAAATCAGTGAATCGCACAGATACGGCGTAAAAGTTCTTATGCAGCATGGCATTACAACGGGTAAAGAAGATGGATCATTCGCTCCGAAACTCCCGGTTAACCGTGGTTCATTCGCCGTATTTTTACATAGAGCAATGATTCAGTCAGGATTGCTTGAAAAAAAGCAGCCGATTACGTTCAATAAAACACAAACTATGGGGAAATTCGAGCCCATCCGTTTTAATCAATTTTTGACAGAAGTGCCATTGACAAAAGAAGGACAGACGTACTTGCGCTCCAACCACTTCCTGTCATTAGCTGCAAAACGTGTAAAACCCCATGGACATGCTACGGACCATGAATACGTCTATGGCGTCAGTGACAGAAAGAACACAAGAGTCACTGTAACGAAACGTGAATTGCCAAACGGTGATTATTTTACATTTGTAGAGCTGCGCAATCCTGACCGTTTGCCGCTCCGTGTTGATTTCGTACGAATCGATGAAGGGGTTACAGCGAACAAGATGGAGCGTTTCGACAAATTCCCAATGAAAAAAGATATTGACGATACATTCGGATTTGATATTGCAACTTCCCCTGTCGGTGTCCTGGAAACTGTTTCACAGCAAGGCACCGGACAGCAAATGATTTCAAAAATGTACCGCTCCCGCGATCTGGAGATGAAGTACCGAAATGGTGCCATCAGCCGTACGCGTGAACTGTATGACGAACAAGAAACGTACAGCAATATCGTAATGGGGAATAACCGTGTATCCGTGTTTGAACTGCATTCAAGAGGATATGACATCGTTGACCATTGGTATCTGGCATCCGATCAGAAGCTGTTCTCAACAAGTGAAAGACTGGATTCCTGGCTGCGTGAATCCGTCGCGAATTATAAAAAGCGGAATAAATGGTATACAGCCAATGGACCGTATAATAAAATGGCAACGACCATCGAACCGATGCCCGCTTCAGGACGCGGGTACGGACGGAATTTACTTCTTGTAAAAGAAGACCGTGTCATGCTGCTCTATAACCAGACAGAAGAACGCTACTACGAAGATATTCTGCATAACGCGTTTACGAACCTGTCTATTTTCAGGGGCAATAAAACGTATTGGGAAACTGAAGTAACGAGTACGTATCTGCAGCATTTATACAACTTCACGGCACCATTCGTCGATACGCGCTTCAATGAGCAAATTGCATTATTCCTTTATAACGGCGGGAGTGCATTTGGCCATAAAGATTACAACGAAGGTTTGCGCAACTATGCTAACCTGCTGGTGCAGCAGCATAAAAAAGGCAATGTGAATGCGTTATCTTCTACTGCCTATTATATTCCGGATTACTTCCCGGCTAAACAGCAGGTGAAGACCCACACATCAATGAACCACTTGCTTGGCGGCATGAACATCCTTCTGCTTGCCTTCCAGGAGTTCAAAGATCCAGTGTACTTGGAAAATGCGAGCGCAATTGAAAAAGCCATTCGCTTTGAAGAGAAAAAGTGGACGCGTTCTAACGGGGATATTTGGTATAAGCGTGCGCCGAACGGTCAATTCTCAGGAACGGACTATGTTCATTTGACATTGGAAGACTTGATTCATTCCTATGAAATGTGGATGCAAGTCGACCAGTCGAAAGCGAAAGTATTCGAGCGGATGATTAAATCGAAGGCAGGCTATTTAAACAGTACGAAAAAAGGGTAT
The Sporosarcina sp. P33 genome window above contains:
- a CDS encoding S-layer homology domain-containing protein, which produces MLTGSKKRIFAVAGSLLIALFVLFTFLPYDAKAETVDQRFSDISNAYWAKDEVTQLVEEGIINGYQDLQYRPGISIKRGQAANLLTAALKLPEAPYQPIFKDVSSKSSHLRGAMSTYQEGIFKGKPDGNFGVSDELTREQMASVLVNAFKLKDTGEEVRFTDEHKISESHRYGVKVLMQHGITTGKEDGSFAPKLPVNRGSFAVFLHRAMIQSGLLEKKQPITFNKTQTMGKFEPIRFNQFLTEVPLTKEGQTYLRSNHFLSLAAKRVKPHGHATDHEYVYGVSDRKNTRVTVTKRELPNGDYFTFVELRNPDRLPLRVDFVRIDEGVTANKMERFDKFPMKKDIDDTFGFDIATSPVGVLETVSQQGTGQQMISKMYRSRDLEMKYRNGAISRTRELYDEQETYSNIVMGNNRVSVFELHSRGYDIVDHWYLASDQKLFSTSERLDSWLRESVANYKKRNKWYTANGPYNKMATTIEPMPASGRGYGRNLLLVKEDRVMLLYNQTEERYYEDILHNAFTNLSIFRGNKTYWETEVTSTYLQHLYNFTAPFVDTRFNEQIALFLYNGGSAFGHKDYNEGLRNYANLLVQQHKKGNVNALSSTAYYIPDYFPAKQQVKTHTSMNHLLGGMNILLLAFQEFKDPVYLENASAIEKAIRFEEKKWTRSNGDIWYKRAPNGQFSGTDYVHLTLEDLIHSYEMWMQVDQSKAKVFERMIKSKAGYLNSTKKGYTTKIKKGLERINMSNLLPAGPEYTDAL